The Thermodesulfobacteriota bacterium DNA window CGTTGATAATTTCTTGTTCTGCTAGTTTTTTGGACTTTCCATAATACGAGTTTGGTTCTTCTGGATAGGGACAGCTTTCATCAATTCCCTCTAAAGGCTTTCGATCGACTAGTA harbors:
- a CDS encoding NAD-dependent epimerase/dehydratase family protein yields the protein MNFLCRSKRTAPKRFIYISSESVLVDRKPLEGIDESCPYPEEPNSYYGKSKKLAEQEIIN